The following are encoded together in the Acidobacteriota bacterium genome:
- a CDS encoding efflux RND transporter periplasmic adaptor subunit, translating into MAMFHQSKEGADPGRRRRISRPQIAGLAVAALVLVAAAVFVFGFGSQARAGGQAGDATMAQAVPVRAVAARRGHLSVRTAYSGELVGEVSDISPQVSGLLVDVPARIGQHVAAGTVLAVIADIEVRNQLQEARGQLGVAEANRDRAAAELVGVEADYQRAMELYDQGLLSEQEQQQVSSQYATTKANLAAGEAQVQQSTAREALLAEQFANTRVRAPFDAVVSDRYLDRGALVQPGTPILRLVEEAPLLVQFRVPERDLSAVQTGAAVDVATEATGERTFSGTVLRVAGEVRRNDRTVLVEGELAETDELLLPGMYADVSVSLRDLDNALIVPGAALLERVAMDGGRSTGVMVPVDGLAQWRAVTVAGRSGEYSAIAGPIEVGELVLTMGHNQLGHGSPVRVVHDESEPSPTGAAGF; encoded by the coding sequence ATGGCCATGTTTCACCAATCGAAGGAAGGCGCGGACCCCGGGCGCCGCCGTCGGATCAGTCGTCCGCAGATCGCGGGGCTTGCCGTCGCGGCTCTCGTGCTCGTCGCGGCAGCCGTCTTCGTATTCGGCTTCGGGTCGCAGGCCCGCGCCGGCGGCCAGGCAGGCGACGCAACGATGGCGCAGGCAGTGCCAGTGCGCGCCGTCGCCGCGCGGCGCGGACACCTTTCCGTGCGCACCGCCTACTCGGGCGAGCTCGTCGGCGAGGTCTCCGACATCTCGCCCCAGGTTTCGGGGCTCCTGGTCGACGTACCGGCGCGTATCGGCCAGCACGTCGCCGCCGGCACGGTGCTCGCCGTGATCGCGGACATCGAAGTGAGGAACCAGCTCCAGGAGGCACGCGGCCAGCTCGGCGTCGCCGAAGCGAACCGGGATCGCGCCGCCGCCGAGCTCGTCGGCGTCGAAGCCGACTACCAGCGGGCGATGGAGCTCTATGACCAGGGCCTGCTCTCCGAGCAGGAGCAGCAGCAGGTCTCCTCCCAGTACGCAACGACGAAGGCGAACCTGGCCGCCGGCGAGGCCCAGGTCCAGCAGTCGACGGCCCGCGAGGCGCTGCTCGCCGAGCAGTTCGCCAACACCCGCGTGCGCGCACCATTCGACGCCGTCGTCTCGGACCGCTACCTGGATCGCGGCGCCCTGGTCCAGCCGGGCACGCCGATCCTGCGCCTGGTCGAGGAAGCGCCCCTCCTGGTCCAGTTCCGGGTTCCCGAACGGGATCTTTCGGCGGTCCAGACCGGCGCCGCCGTCGACGTGGCCACCGAGGCCACGGGCGAGCGGACCTTCTCCGGCACCGTGCTTCGTGTCGCCGGCGAGGTCCGCCGCAACGACCGCACCGTGCTGGTCGAGGGCGAGCTTGCCGAAACGGACGAACTGCTTCTGCCGGGCATGTACGCCGACGTCTCCGTCAGCCTGCGCGACCTCGACAACGCCCTGATCGTCCCCGGCGCCGCCCTGCTGGAACGGGTAGCGATGGACGGCGGACGCTCCACGGGCGTCATGGTGCCGGTCGATGGCCTCGCCCAGTGGCGCGCGGTGACCGTCGCGGGCCGCTCCGGCGAGTACAGTGCGATCGCCGGTCCGATCGAGGTCGGTGAACTCGTCCTGACGATGGGCCACAACCAGTTGGGACACGGCTCGCCCGTGCGAGTCGTCCACGACGAGTCTGAACCCTCCCCCACCGGCGCCGCGGGATTCTGA
- a CDS encoding MarR family transcriptional regulator — MTVSEPTPAPDRPAEPSAAADISLHAAEERFIEAMGLAHEEDRLPRIAGRLVGLLILSPDPVRFDHLAERLRVSRASISTNTRLLENMGVIQRVTRPGDRRDYFQINEEPGLLLRIADRYRNRQASAEEMKQALPPNAGGEVVVERLERLIRFYAILADSLQYVLGAVADDKGNSGSGSA, encoded by the coding sequence ATGACCGTCTCCGAACCGACTCCCGCGCCGGACCGCCCCGCCGAGCCGTCCGCCGCGGCCGACATCAGCCTGCACGCCGCGGAAGAGCGCTTCATCGAAGCGATGGGGCTGGCGCACGAGGAGGATCGCCTGCCCCGGATCGCCGGCCGACTCGTCGGGCTGCTCATCCTCTCGCCCGACCCGGTCCGCTTCGACCATCTCGCCGAGCGGCTTCGGGTCAGCCGCGCCAGCATCAGCACGAACACCCGTCTGCTGGAGAACATGGGCGTCATCCAGCGTGTGACCCGGCCGGGCGACCGCCGCGACTACTTCCAGATCAACGAAGAGCCGGGTCTCCTGCTGCGAATCGCCGATCGCTACCGGAACCGCCAGGCCAGCGCGGAAGAGATGAAGCAGGCACTACCTCCGAACGCGGGAGGCGAAGTCGTCGTCGAGCGCCTGGAGCGGCTCATCCGCTTCTACGCGATCCTCGCCGACAGCCTCCAGTACGTGCTCGGCGCCGTGGCGGACGACAAGGGCAACTCCGGCTCCGGAAGCGCGTAG